AAACTGTATTAAATACACGATTTCAGCTCAGTCCAGAACATAACAACATGAATAATTAAAACAAGGTTTGTAGTCTCAAAACTGTCCTTGATGAGGATAATCGTAACGCTGATGCAATGAAGCCATGGAGGCTCCTCTTCAAGAAAGTAGACGAGGCCAAGGTGTTTACTTCTCAGAGAAAACACTTGAGTAAGATCACATCATTGAAACTcgatattgaaatattacaaacgTAATCTGTTCCGTCTGACAGACTGAGTTTTAGGATATAATACTTAGAAAATCTTTTATCAATCAATGTAGAACTTATtagaatatacaaatattcatttattacacTACCTTGCCACAAAATGAGATATTACTTTGTACATTAACAAACTAGTAGGAAATTATTTTGTGAAAGCATCACTTCTGACTATAGTTGTGATTGGGGATTTTAATAGAATAATGGATATTTTCAGTCATTCAAATGATAcgttacttaaaattttacaatatacaagtGTACTTATCTAATTTCACAAGTTAGTATATACTCGTATCAttgctatatttatataagtggttatttaatattacaaaacaaactgTTGTcaataaattaaggaaaaattaGGCCAATAATTTCCAACTTGACATGATTCAATGTTTTAAGAAGAACTCAAAATAATTGTCATTTATATCGTACCATTGTTCTAATACAAGTCACAAACCCACTTTCAGTCATAACATGTAAAACCACTTAGTATCTATATAGAGTTTTATGGAAGAAAAATAACTTTAGTACATACGAGTATGTttaccacataaaacattttaaatcataaataaccTAAGTTGTAATCTTACCCTTATATAAATAGCCATAGATCACCAAAAGCAGGATAATATGGTTTTGTTCGCATTCTTCCATTCAATACTTCTGTTTAACCctgctaaaatattttagaaatagaaCTTGTGACAAACAACATCACTTCATAGAACACTATATTCTGCGTTATTTGCCTCTTTTGCTCATGTAAGGACGGGTCCACAATGTTTAGTAATATCTTGGCAGGAGCGTATCCAAAACTTTATTGGAAGGCGGGGTAACTTTCGGGGTTAAGAACGTATATAGTATATACTACTCAGCCCCACATGAGTACAGTGGAGTAGCATAATTATTAACTTTgttgcaattatttattatagacttCTGGAGCTGAAAGtgttaagaataaaaaagtaaaaatgataagaatatgTATAGCCTACATgtgtatgtgttattttatagattttaatgttGAATGGTGTTAGTTATATCTGACATACAACTCCCATTAGGAAAACAGAATTTTGAAGGGGGTATCTCCCTAGGTATGATCCTGATTGGTAAAATACAGAACTAAAACTATGATGTCATCTGAATTAAATATTAGAGACACATCGTTTTACTTAGCTCAAaggaaaaacaaaatacattcaatttaactgttttagtcaataaatataaaaagccTAGTGAGAGTTCTAAGACACTTTTATatcgttaaatattaaaatataccacaagcatttaaaaaaaaactgcctCTGTCATTTATCGGATAAAATTATGAATGGTGAGTATAAAAGTCTAAATTTGCTGATTTAAAGACACATATAACTGCTGTGGCACCATAAACTCGCCAACATATgatataagtattaatatttgaactaaaactgTAGCatgaaattattcttaaagttcTGAAATGGTAGAATTTGGAGGAgtcaaaagaataaatttttaaaaactgtcacacgaataattttaatatttatttttgtttttttatttatcagttaaaatgcaaattttaacCGAGTGCTGTTACTTTCTTGGGAACTGTTCATCTGCAGACATAAATAGTATCAATCAAGTTGACTAATAGTCTAATAATACAGCTTGACAACCTACAACAGAGCTGCACTGCCAAGGCAATCCCAAGAATCAGTAGATTATCTCTTGGCTGCTATGTATGTTTTTAGAAGTTTATTTACTTGATTTACACCAAGGCTAGCTTAAAAGGCAGagttattaaatactaaacattggTCCAAACATGCTTTCTTTCAGAGTTTCATTACTAAAGAGTTAGTCTaaagaaataagtttttactGCAGCatacaaactaattataaatacattaattctTCATACAACAGgcttttatttttgaagttaacAGTATATGACTACATCTATAAAAAAAACCAGTATGTAAAGGTGTGTAAGAgcacttttattaattatatctttgttGCCACAGTTTGTTTGACTTGTTGCTCCgatcaaaaaattatatacatatacgtatTATCAGGACGTTAGTAGGTCTaggaagcctacttctgtcataAAGCATCTACTTCCTTGTAATATACTTCTGGTGTATATTCTGGTCAAGTAAAAATCCTAACTTCCTGCATCCTTATTATTCAACAGACCAAACTTTGTTGCAAAATATTTCCGCTGTCCATCACACTGTTTTCGAGATAATATGCCGGCAAACCCACCTGAAAGTAAAGCAAGAGCATAGATTTTTAAACACACAAAGAGAACTTTTTAGACCGACCTGAATCAATTGCTTTGTTTAGCTCAGCTAATCAAAGAACATTAACACAATTTCTGAGATAATATAAAGAGCACAATTATATTGTaggtataaaaataactttaaggtAAGAAGTGTATTAATTTGctcaaaattaacttttatttgcaCTTCATGATATGAGTAAATGTGATTTATGATATAATCACGGGTTTTACAGTTGGATGAGAGCCATATATTAGTTACAATAtcccataaaatatatattatttctgagCTCTAGGGAGTGTTTAACTCCCAAATCCCCTCTCCCACTGCACCATCACATAAttctaaatttactttaatatagtatttcactCTACTACTTCATTTACTCCAAATTCCATAAAACCAAATACAATTAACAACTTTGTTCACTAtcaatgagtttttatttaacttggtcatagcaataaaatattagttgtattagTTGTAGGATTTCAAACATTCaagtttaatcataatattttatataaccagtcctccttcatcatcttgtttatacatattatagTATGGATTTGAATGGCTACCAAGTTTATGTACATACAAAAATGCTATTAATTCCCAAAATCATAAGTAAGATTGATCAAAAGTGTGATATGCAGGATCCAGCTCAAGGTCAGAGAGAGGTCAAGAACTACCTCATGATAAGGCACTGACAGAGACAGTCTCTGTATATATAGTCCCATCTTCATCTGGTTGGTTACAGTTACAGTTTGTAGTCTGAACTGAACAACATGAACTCCTCAGTCCTGGTGAGTTCTcacattttaatgtaatcaaacactaaacactaaaatgtaatgggtttttCTAATATAATTCACTGTTTTAACAGTAAACAATAGTTGTATACAATAAACTCTTTATTTCGTacagttatttttcttgtttttaaattgatatagtACTGTGTTCgataaaacataattcaaattaatatattttatagattatacaatatttataccaaaatacataagtttgtaatatataataacaatgtattaaaaacactaaacatcatattgtaaattaatagaTAACAAATCATACAACTGATTTTAATTGCTAAATTATTGAACTAAAAGATATTTGCTGTAATTTTTTACAAGGGAACCTttgataaagtttaatttttgtatacaagTGATTGAGTAAAAAcagaagtttaattttgtaaaatatttgtaatattattttatatataattgtccACCAAGATCGATTTGTATTAtagttgtagtttttaatttattatttaacaatcaataatatATGCCATAAATACTGACCCCACCCCTCAAATGTAATTTAAtctaattaagtaattaaaaaagtgaTTAAATAATCTCTTCTCGATTGGATAACAGCTATTATTGAAATTACGAAACTCACATTTTTAACCACAAATGAcaggaataaatatataaaatgattttccaatatttttacataaataatagttgtgtTACTAAATGACTTTATGTAGGTAATTTATCAACAAAACCTCTTCCCAGTCAGAAAATATCGTCTGTTACAAAAccataaatctaaaattttgaattttacctCCACCACATACATAGTGCTATTAAATATCCCctcatttaatgttatttactacCTATCTGCAGACAATTAAAAATACGATTTTCCACAAGAGTAAAAGTTTTTACAGACATCCTCTGTTTAAGGTTATTTCAGCTCTAGTGGTACTTCTGGCAAGGTCCTCGCTACAGGAGGCCCAGCCAGAAGGAGCCAGGGAGGCGAGAGGTTACCAAGGAGGTGGAGGCAGAGGCCAAGGAGGGTTTGGAGGAGGCCAAGGAGGCAACTCCAGGTATGGTTTCAACATAGTGGATGCTCAGGACAGATACGGGTATGAGGCCAACTACCCTGGTGGCCGTGCCAGCTTCTTCCTCTTGGGACCAAACAGAGCTCCTGGTTAGTCCAATTTAAGTTAAATCCATCACTCTTATTAaggatttttataaacatatgtaaattactctgaataaaatataaagactaactaattttttatacaaagagCAATCGTCTACAATGACTATTGAACTGACAGAGCTATAAGTTAAATCAAgcacttttcattttttttaattttgtaaaggttgagatgaaataaaaacagcttagCAAAACTATGTAtgataaaaaaaccttttaaaatttatcaaacaatttatttaataaaaaaaacataaaacctaCTATGCTATTGACACAATAGTcatataacatacaaaatatccTGAAACAAGGaacaaataagtttaataaaataacaagtaatattttaatacataatatgttaataaacataacttgataatgaaatgcaataaaatatattcttcaatatatttttgtttttgaaatatttgcatagtttttaaagatattaatttttatttatttgctttcatCATCACTGCTATATAAACAAATAGCATACGTATCTGAGGAGAAGAATCCATTAACAACTTGTACATATGTTTCTTTTCCAGGCGCCCAGAGAGGAGGATCTCAAGGATCTCAAGGAGGTTACCAGCAAGGTGGTAGCAGCAGGGGTGGCTGGTAAATTGCTGATTACTCATTTGAAAGTTGACAAGTACCTTCAATCTACCACTTCCCACAAGCACAACTGGCACTCAACATCTTTTAATTCTGTGGGTTACAAGCACTTTCCACGCATATTACTCAGTTTTATTAAACGGATTagtgtaatattgtaattatttaaaatcatgaaaAACATATCTGTGATCAATAAATtgtccaattaaaaataaaacactgatatttttatttaataaaattaccttaTATGAATAGTTGTTTCTGCCTCCATATAAGCCAGTGTTGGTTTCTAGCAAAGGAAACAGCCTCTGGAGTTCTGGAGTGCCAATGTGTCGTGTCTCCTGACACTATGGCGCAGTGTATTATGAACAGAAtttattgcaagataaccgaatcaagcaccATTGAGCgttgctgctgcttggatgggtgaccactgaacaatcctgtccttgcaagcagctcacCTTCCCGGCAGTTgatggtggtttggaagtcacctttaagccgttggtccccaggttgtgttaaagagggcttctaaCCCTAACTtcatctggtaaaataagacatcctttaccATTACATTTAACCATCTAGGTGTTCCATGTAATGTAACTGTCTTTGGGACAGTTAGGGTTAAATTGACATTCGGAACAATACAGTACAGTTGGTTAGTGTTGAATTGTTGAAAATGCAATGCAATCAAACACTCTGGGTAAACTTTACATTTTGGAATGAAAacgtttacttaaaaaaaatgcaTTCCAGTTAACTATGTagatctattttatatataaaataaagtgatattgtttttatgtattttttgcaatACCAAATAAATAGTTAACATTGTAGAAAAAGTggtgatttaaaaacataataaaatttattatgacaCATCCAACCCAAATCATACTTGGAAGCTATAATTGGCAGATCATTAGCAAAGAATCATGTGATATCTAAAATGTGACATATTTGCTATACATCTAACCTAATTACACTAACACATACAatgtaaacgtttattattcaAAACTACTATGAAACCCAATGTAATGAAcagaaatgtgaatgtatcatgtggggAGATATCTAGAGAAAGTTGTTGATTATAAATTGggcatgaatcttcatttttacataggcaAGAATTAAttctacgatggtgcatgtccatccatagaatttggctgagaaTCATTGAAGCCTTGCTACTCAGTAGCCTTGCACAATGTCTCATCTGTCTGCAGGGGggtgtaaatttttctttactGTATGATTGCTATCTGCCTGTGTGTCCTCAGGATATCTTtagaatgaaataagttataaatttgaaattttacatgcaacttcaGCAAAACATGCTATGTGATACATGATGTGGTGAACTCCTACCTTATAATAATAGAACTTATTCATCATTAGCATCAAGTAATGGAGCATAGGTAATTTAATAACtgaaaagatattaaataaaatatgggtTTCTTGGGAGAGTGACCTATCTCTCTGGTGGATGATCTGCCCTAGGCAATTTCACTACCCAGACACCATTGACCCAATGAATGTCCACCCCACCCGATCATGCAATCTATTGAATCTATTGAACTTATTCCCTCCCTCACAAATCTTGAAGATCTTCTTCACCTGCTTTCCTGCACTAAAGCTCAACTGTGAGCTAGAAGGCATTGTCTGTCCTGCAGGATTATTTCCCAGAAACTCCCTGAAGAGGGGATTAACATCCCTGTCGACCTACCTTGAACctgaagagaaataaaatatacacaagtaACACAagactaaataattttttttctactacTTTCAGCGAGCTATATTAGGAttgttatgatttaaatatatacattccaACAGAAAgctcttacattttatttcaaacatgtatatgaatattaatgaattaaaattatgttaattgtaACTTGTCAATATCTATTGTAGCTTGGTTATTTGCAACATTATAACAGATTGATATTACGTTGTTCAAATTTCAAACGAGTTTGTGGTAATTGGCAGGCAGATACAGTCAAATCCCTTAATGTAGTGGTTGAATATGACATCTGACATCAAATCAcatgtaaacattaaaattaattaatagcgaaAAGATTAATTAACTTTATATCAAAGTAaactcaaattattaaattataacggTTTTGAAAGAAATTCATGTTTTATGAACAGCATTAACGAGATATTAAAATCTAAGTGTAGTAGTTTAGATCTAAAATTGTAAGTTGAGGGACCTACTTCCATTTAGTTTAGATAGTTTAACAATTGTTATTGGAGTTGGAACCAAATTTAAAGGCATTTCTAAAGAGAACCAATCATAATCAGATTAAGGAAAGTAAATAAGGTTAATGTACTCTTATCCTCTACAATAATATATGGGTCTgttcaatgattttttattttaatttgattttaatttatttttaaattgatatttaattttaaaaataaaattccctttagtcataaatgaacaaaatagtCACTTCCTGAAGCAATAAATTACGTAAAGActacaacattttcaaacttttatctTCCATCATTTTTATTTGGGTATGATTACATTTTCTAAACTTTCTACATTAAATGCCTTCAATTTGACTTGGAAtgatacaaaatgtttttgcttttttgtattcagggaagttatttttaaaatctatgaaattaacttaaaaactCTTTTCAAGCTCGAAATTGATTTCACCACCTTTAATGTCATTACCTTCTAATGTCAGTATAAACTGACTTATTTACTTCTCTTACTTTTTAATCAACTAAACAGTAAAGCTTCACTtttaaggttaagttaaattgttaattctaaccaattatatttatactaaagcgttttatacaaaacatattattttattaagagtgtatttcttatattttcatCCAATCACCAAAATCTATAAATTTCAATGACAGTTAATTCATTTCAGTGCCCATTCCTTCCAATGTCAACTGGCTTAGTTCAGTGtacagtatgtatatatacatataaatttaatgtaaataaaagtcatttgacaggtattaaGTCTTCCGAtcattatgttagtttggttatttaaacgcatatgtgaaagatatggccaaatacaaaataatttaatcgtaaaaagtaagggtctgtggtgtaatggtagcacattcacccggcaaatgagagatccgggttcgagtcctggagcaagtactttttgtgattcaatgtttattgaaattatgtgtgtgtgtgacttGTATTTGGAATGTGTTGAGTACGATTCACAAGACTTGCCACTCTGAGATGCAGCATGTCTGTCCTAGATAATATGAATTACAGGCATGATGTCAGAATAGCATGCTcacactataaataataaattatttaaagactatcaatttaattttattgctttcttGTTCGAcaacatatttttgataaataactCACATATTGAGAATTGTAAGTTAATATCCTCAAAATATAAGATAATCTTATGCTAGGCTCATTTATTGAACCATGTATAATCTTTAGAGAAAGATAAGCGTTTTGTGCACTGGAACCTATTGTTGTGGACAACAAAGGCTGAGGCAAAGCTCCTGATTACCAACAGCAACAGGTACTGTTTCCTTATGAGTGTATAGACAAGTTTACCAGCACAATGTAGCCAACCAATATCCTCGGGAGGAACAACTTCCAAACTATTGTTAACAACTTCATTAACAACACACTCTTTCACTAACatcacataaattatttaattattttaggtaAAGTTTGTTGGTATTTTATGAGTATGGAAAAACTGCTTgaatttcataaaagatttttaacatatttcttaatgttacgtaataaaaaatgtagcctacatattattaatactgtgttttgtaatattacatagcataattttgttattttagtaatagctTATACAACTTGCCCTGACTGCTTTGCATCAAAAACGCTTCAGTAATTTTCTCTTAttcgataaaaattaatatctatatttatataatttagtttgctttcattataaaatttcacGTCATTGTATCTATGATTTGACTCAAATAAGAAgcataagaacaatataaattagtatatgttaaaataatttaaatctataaatacaatttgtttttaaaatgaacaatgaaTTTAGTTATTTCATTCTATGACTTTAAATGCTGTTTAGAAGTAATATTTGTTGTTGATAAGCTAGACTTCTAAAACAGCAACAGGAAGGAACGGGTATATTATTAGTCTGTAGCCTGTAactttatagattatttaaacatgtaataaGCTGTTCAATACAAGACATGATCAACACTGTTCACCACTATTTTTAGAGTATAGAATTCCAAAAGTTTTTTCCATTTATATCTTGCAGTGTTTAACTGTGAAGGGGAAGAGACATAGAATTAGAGATTATTCAAATGTACACATGACATGATTATGAGAAATCACtccaaattaattaacaatttttgttcATAAGGCAAGTCCTACTAGAGTTTTTATGGTGACagtattagattttttaacattttatctacaaaaataatgGAAATCCCTCTTCATTCATTTAAAAGATACATAAAAAACCTAATAGAAAACTGTTTATACTCCATAAGagccttttttttaattaacttattaattattgttaattgttgatttttagtggttaatttttttatccttttgCCTTTACCAATGTTAAtgcaatatatattgtttttgttcatattACGAAAAATGGACTCTTGTGTCTAAACTGTAGTATTAGCATTTATTGTAAAAGGATAGTTTTAGTACAATAACTGTAACTATCTTTAAGAAAAAACATGATGAATGCTTgtactaaaaatttgtttgacaATAAATGATCTGATATGATATGTTGACTACCACTTATTAAAAAATggagaaatttattttgttagtttatccATCATAACATAGTAAATAGGGACATAGATAGGTAGTTTCATATACTATATTAAGTATCTATATTAAGCATCTATATTAAGTAGATGATGGGATCATATAATGGTAGAAGAAACAGTTTTGTTTTCTCAAACCCTTTTATACATTTCTCAACGTTTTAGTCTGCATTTTCCAAAAATTCCGTATGTTTTATGCAGAATgttctaaaagaaaatgctaatttaataaaactccCCCTCCCTAATGAAATATGATTTGATGGAGTCGTGCCTTCTCCGAACTCAACCATGATTACGTTATTGAACTAATCAAATATTATTGTCTTTAAGTCTAATCTTGAGatagaaaaagaacaaaattgaTAACCTGTAAAAGCTTTGGTTAAAATAACGAAATATTATCTTTTTCTTCCATAGGATAAGAATGAGGTAGAAGCTTAATCTACCAGGGCCTATCAGCCTATCACGGAAGTAGAGCAGGGCTTAATTTCAACCATAGCGGTCCGGAGCACAGCTTCAGCACTTCTCACGGTACGGAGCAGAGCTCCAGTTTCTTTCATTAAATTAAAGAGACCAGTAATTATTAGGACAGCGgaatcatgtaaatattttttaataatgattaattttaaaaatgaatttctatttttgtaaaattagaatACACAAACTGTAACCTATTCTTTTTTAAGTAgcattaaatgttattatgaattCAAAAAGGTTCAAAACCAATTGAGATTGAATTAGTGCTGcttttttacaacataatatCTAATTTAGTTAATCTTCTTGATCTAAGGACAGGGTACTTAGACACTAGTACCTAAGCGCTACTTGCGTCTACAATTTCTTGTAGATTGTGAACCACATATCTTGTGTTATAATATCTGCAGGATGAGCTATCTTTCAAAATGAGTTGTCCAATCTGTGAATATCCGAGTCTGTACTTAAACTTTCTTTCTGAGAAGATTAGTGAGCATCTACGAAATGGctgaatatttaatttgatcTTTCAGGATagtggataatttatttttattaaagttccGACAGGTCCAtccaaaaataatgttattgtctATCTCTACATGTAAAAACTTAATTGAAACGTTCTGCAGACTTAAAACTTGTTACGTAGGTTAAttttggtccaagaaagaacactattgattttggagttACAAGGTCAAGATTAGAGACAAAAATAAAGTTCTAAAATCTTTACACTGGGTTATGGGTCACCATTATTCCAAGAAGttgcagaataaacaaattagtagacaaactgagcacaatcatatgacattttatcgTGTGATTTATTAGTAACGCATGTGaaaaagttactttgttggattggttggtaagactTGTTGGGTTCTATCAGGTTTTTTCTTCTGTACTTTGTTGTTTCAGTTTACTTTTTAATAGTGCTAATTTCAGTATTTAGCTCAAACCACAATACACTTTAAAGAAAGTccataaaaacacatacagacaggtaaaaaataaatcatctctaacatatttttcattattttttaattattttcatgacCTGAACCAACATGTAAAATATTGGCCACCCTGCGTACCTATATGATAAATGCTATTTACTAGAATGATAAGATGTTATTTTAAAAGGGACTAGTTATGAAACAGTCCTGGAAGTCAAAATGAGACTTACTTCTTATCAACATGTGTCCATAAAAGCTTTCTTTTAAGAGATGCAGGTCTCCCAGAGTTAGTCTAGGGAAGTCATTTTTTTCATTACAGCAACCAAACTAGTAATAAAAATTGCCTACTTTCTTATGTACTAAcaaattcatacaaaatatgTGACAATTAATGCAAAATGGTTTCCTTGCTTGCTGTtaccttaaaaaaacttttgaccCAATGAATTTTTCTGCTACGAGTTAAATTTAGCTGATTTCAGGTGACCCATGACACAACTATAGTTGTATATTAGAAAgcaataattttctgttttatttttatggtttgtGATGTTTTAAAATGAGTGAGCGTCTATAAAAGGgtttaatattgaatttgacCTTTCTTTCCTTTTTGAGTTGTATAGTTTCTATTCAATTATCTGCTTTAATAAAACTAtgttatgataataatattaaatcttttaatttttattccaagtTAAGATATACCATGAACTACTGGAGTACTGTGGTATATAGTTATATTGTGgtaatcaaatgtttttattttaggtgGAAATGCTTTTAGTTTGCTGGCACATCCAAGAATGTTAtataacagtaaaacattttcaagtataTTGTGCAATTGTTTGAGTAATACAAGTGTAGTGTCTGGTAACCAAATGCCTTTGGGACATCTCATATTAAATGTATTGaacaattataaacattactGAGTACAAGTAAAAATgctacaaattttaaatctaattggCTCAAAATCAGAAGTCAGATCAATCAAAGGTTTGATATACCAAAAGCTGATGGCAGGATACAGCTCAAGGTCAGAGAGAGGTCAAGAAGTAGCTCATGATAAGGCACTGACATAGACACTCTCTGTATATATAGTCCCATCTTCACCTAGGAGGTTACAGTCACAGTTTGTAATCTGAACTGAACAACATGAACTCCTCAGTCCTGGTGAGttatctcattttaaattaatcacaaacCATGTCTTTTGGGTTTTTCTAATGTAATTcactgtttaaacaaattttgcacAGTAAACTATGTATTATGTTACAGAAAAGTTATGtttctcattttaaaacattgatattttactgtattggtaacaaataattaaaattattgtattttgtaataatacattatttatattaaaatacagaatgttataataaaaaataacaatggaCACATCATTCTTAAATTGGTAATTCATTAAAAGATAACAAATCATGAAactgattttaattattacttattcagctaaaaaatagttatttataattttttacaacatataaaacTTGAAACTTTATTTGATATACAATTGGTCAccaaggtcggtttttattattgtggctagttttttacatttattatgta
This Homalodisca vitripennis isolate AUS2020 chromosome 3, UT_GWSS_2.1, whole genome shotgun sequence DNA region includes the following protein-coding sequences:
- the LOC124358665 gene encoding keratin, type II cytoskeletal 2 epidermal-like, coding for MNSSVLVISALVVLLARSSLQEAQPEGAREARGYQGGGGRGQGGFGGGQGGNSRYGFNIVDAQDRYGYEANYPGGRASFFLLGPNRAPGAQRGGSQGSQGGYQQGGSSRGGW